The following are from one region of the Corylus avellana chromosome ca1, CavTom2PMs-1.0 genome:
- the LOC132168111 gene encoding protein EXORDIUM-like 6 — protein sequence MASCLPSPPLALAFSLLLIFPLALGTKPATAPVLAYHGGDLLTGKIDLALMWYGRFGNSQKKVIRSFIKSLNYDGGANYEPQVSSWWQIVGSYQSFAGSKSKRSSGNGIKVQIVSQVSDPSFSLGKVVTVDFVKLLVQKATAGKPNTLAVIFTSRQVTASNLCLGKCSEHGVIGTQPYILVGNPESECPGTCAWPFHKSDYGPIGVTLQPPNGNIGVDSMVIHFASGLAGAVTNPFKTGFFQLGTKKDHELVEAATACPGVFGSGALPGYTGKVLVDPANGGAFNAHGLKGKKFLVPAIWNPKTSSCWTPM from the exons ATGGCGTCTTGTCTCCCAAGCCCCCCTCTCGCTCTCGCTTTTTCCCTGCTTCTCATCTTCCCTCTTGCTCTCGGAACCAAACCCGCAACCGCTCCGGTCCTGGCCTACCACGGCGGCGATCTCCTCACCGGAAAGATCGACCTCGCCCTCATGTGGTACGGCCGGTTTGGGAACTCTCAAAAGAAGGTGATCAGGAGCTTCATTAAGTCACTAAACTACGATGGTGGAGCAAACTATGAGCCCCAGGTATCGAGCTGGTGGCAAATAGTTGGGAGCTACCAGTCATTCGCCGGGAGCAAGTCCAAAAGGAGCTCCGGAAACGGAATCAAAGTGCAAATTGTGAGTCAAGTGAGCGATCCTTCCTTCTCTCTGGGAAAGGTCGTGACCGTCGACTTCGTTAAGCTTCTGGTCCAGAAGGCCACTGCTGGAAAGCCCAACACTCTTGCTGTTATCTTCACGTCTAGGCAGGTTACAGCGTCTAATTTGTGCTTGGGAAAATGCTCAGAGCATGGAGTTATCG GTACTCAGCCATACATTTTGGTAGGGAACCCAGAGTCGGAGTGCCCAGGGACGTGTGCGTGGCCCTTCCACAAGTCCGATTACGGACCCATAGGTGTGACATTGCAGCCACCAAATGGGAACATAGGGGTTGACTCTATGGTGATTCATTTTGCCTCAGGCTTGGCTGGTGCAGTGACCAACCCATTCAAGACTGGGTTTTTCCAACTAGGAACCAAGAAGGATCATGAGTTAGTTGAGGCTGCAACAGCTTGTCCGGGGGTGTTCGGGAGCGGGGCGCTCCCAGGCTACACCGGAAAGGTACTGGTCGACCCGGCCAACGGTGGCGCCTTCAATGCCCATGGGCTTAAGGGGAAGAAGTTCTTGGTTCCTGCAATATGGAACCCAAAAACATCCTCATGCTGGACCCCTATGTAG